In Toxotes jaculatrix isolate fToxJac2 chromosome 12, fToxJac2.pri, whole genome shotgun sequence, the following are encoded in one genomic region:
- the LOC121190612 gene encoding solute carrier family 22 member 5-like: MKDYEETTAFLGHWGRFQQIVFFLLCVSTIPNGSGVLSIVFVADIPSHHCMIPEVNLTQEWLSAVIPIKVVNGKQELSRCSRYRLDVVRNLSAQGYAPGRDINLTDLEQEGCVDGWSYSRDIYQSTIVSEFDLVCGEQWKQPFTTTLYFLGVLVGSFFSGQLSDRYGRKPVFFATMALQTIFTVAEVFSPSWVVFSILLFFSGLGQIGNYIAAFVLGTEILTGNVRVLFSSLGVCLCFAIGYMMLPLFAYFLRDWKSLLLAVSLPGVLYIPLWWFIPESPRWLLSQGRMEEAEAILRNAAEKNKVEAPQVIFEDYSADDIKMLSKNEERHTVFDLIRTSNIRATTLILCLVWFSLSTGYFGLSLNTSRLSADPYISCFISAAIEVPSYISSWLALRYFPRRLSASCTMLLGGLSLFFIQLVPQTLPELSITLEMLGKYGFATGTALMFAYTAELYPTLLRNTAAGTCCTFSRVGSCTAPFLLQLSIYFRYLPYITLGTLAVVSALAILFLPESFGQPLPETIQQMHQRERMNCPCISRNEKQKPVVLFASQL, from the exons ATGAAGGATTATGAAGAAACTACAGCTTTCCTGGGCCACTGGGGACGTTTCCAGCAGATTGtcttcttcctgctctgtgtcaGCACTATCCCCAATGGATCTGGAGTTTTATCCATTGTCTTTGTGGCGGACATTCCCAGTCACCACTGCATGATTCCTGAGGTTAACCTGACTCAAGAATGGCTCAGTGCTGTCATCCCAATAAAG gTGGTGAATGGGAAACAGGAGCTGAGCAGATGCAGCAGATACAGGCTGGATGTGGTCAGAAATCTCTCTGCTCAGGGCTACGCTCCTGGCAGAGACATCAACCTCACTGACCTGGAGCAGGAGGGCTGTGTGGACGGATGGAGCTACAGCAGAGACATCTATCAATCCACCATAGTCTCTGag TTTGACCTGGTGTGTGGTGAGCAGTGGAAGCAGCCATTCACCACCACACTTTATTTCCTAGGAGTTCTTGTTGGATCTTTCTTCTCAGGACAGCTCTCAGACAG ATATGGACGGAAGCCTGTATTTTTCGCAACCATGGCACTTCAGACAATTTTTACTGTTGCTGAAGTCTTCTCCCCTTCGTGGGTGGTgttctccatcctcctcttcttcagtgGTTTGGGACAAATAGGCAACTACATAGCTGCTTTTGTGCTTG gaACGGAGATCTTGACCGGCAATGTACGGGTCCTGTTCTCATCgcttggtgtgtgtctgtgctttgcCATTGGCTACATGATGCTGCCTCTCTTTGCTTACTTCTTAAGGGACTGGAAgtctctgctgctggctgtcTCTCTGCCTGGGGTGCTCTACATCCCCCTCTGGTG GTTCATCCCAGAGTCTCCTCGATGGTTGCTCTCTCAGGGAAGAATGGAGGAAGCTGAGGCCATATTGAGAAATGCTGCTGAAAAGAACAAAGTTGAGGCACCACAAGTCATCTTTGAAGATTACAGT GCTGATGACATAAAGATGCTGTCTAAAAATGAAGAACGCCACACTGTCTTTGACCTTATAAGAACCAGCAACATTAGAGCCACAACACTCATTCTGTGCCTCGTGTG GTTCAGTCTCAGTACTGGCTATTTTGGCCTGTCCCTGAACACATCACGGCTCAGTGCGGACCCCTATATCAGCTGTTTCATCTCAGCAGCTATAGAGGTACCATCTTACATTTCCAGCTGGCTCGCACTGCGATACTTTCCACGACGACTGTCTGCCAGTTGTACAATGCTCCTGGGAGGACTGTCCCTGTTCTTCATTCAGTTGGTGCCTCAAA CTTTACCAGAGTTGTCTATTACCCTGGAGATGTTGGGTAAATATGGTTTTGCCACCGGTACAGCCTTGATGTTTGCCTACACAGCAGAGCTTTACCCAACATTGCTCAGGAACACAGCAGCAGGCACGTGCTGTACATTTTCCAGAGTGGGCAGCTGCACTGCACCTTTTTTGTTACAGCTGA GTATATACTTTAGATACCTGCCTTATATCACACTGGGAACTCTGGCTGTTGTGTCTGCCCTTGCCATCCTCTTCCTTCCAGAGAGTTTTGGGCAACCTCTACCTGAAACTATTCAACAGATGCATCAGAGAGAAAG GATGAATTGTCCCTGCATCTCtcgaaatgaaaaacaaaaacctgtggTGCTTTTCGCAAGTCAACTGTGA
- the LOC121190614 gene encoding sodium-dependent phosphate transport protein 2A-like encodes METQLRSEQMKTAASALCKIPLLFLLLYFFVCSLDVLSSAFQLAGGRVAGDIFQENAILSNPVAGLVVGILVTVLVQSSSTSTSIIVSLVSSGLLDVQSAIPIIMGSNIGTSVTNTIVALMQAGEREEFEKAFAGATVHDCFNWLSVLVLLPLEAVSGLLRHLSQAMVDGLQLSTGDEAPELLKVLTEPLTKLIIQLDRSVITAIATGDQNMRNKSLVKQWCETTSVEDNETSWGTHNLSEHTQKCRHLFVDCSLSDLAIGLILLACSLLVLCSCLILLVKRLNSLLKGQVAGAINKVINTDFPYPFTWLAGYLALLVGAGMTFLVQSSSVFTSAITPLIGIGVISIERAYPLTLGSNLGTTTTATLAALASPGDKLAAATQVALCHFFFNLLGILLWYPIPASRLPIRMACALGNCTARYRWFAVLYLLLCFLLLPSLVFALSMAGWKVMTGIGVPVIVVIVSVATVNMVQARRPECLPHTLQNWDFLPVWMTSLQPLDNLITRMTLWCRQMRGWSCKGNDGPVTSLEAVTVNSGRKTREERKQNGEEQETDESWQKQRGLSKPGCCDLQHNEENNRDNTTNSMSSENICSMGAVWSIKDITSSNNQGTQLTSTHL; translated from the exons ATGGAAACTCAGCTGCGATCAGAGCAAATGAAGACAGCTGCATCAGCTCTCTGCAAAATCCCACTCCTCTTTCTGCTTCTGTACTTCTTCGTGTGCTCCCTTGACGTATTAAGCTCTGCCTTTCAACTAGCTGGTG GCAGGGTAGCAGGAGATATCTTCCAGGAAAATGCCATCCTGTCTAACCCAGTGGCAGGGCTGGTGGTGGGGATACTGGTGACAGTGTTAGTCCAAAGCTCCTCCACCTCTACATCCATCATAGTCAGCCTTGTCTCTTCGGGTT TGTTGGATGTTCAGTCAGCCATTCCTATCATCATGGGCTCCAACATTGGAACATCAGTCACCAATACCATCGTTGCTCTAATGCAGGCTGGGGAAAGAGAGGAGTTTGAAAA GGCTTTTGCTGGAGCGACAGTCCATGACTGTTTTAACTGGTTGTCAGTTTTGGTGCTTCTCCCTCTGGAAGCTGTGAGTGGTCTGCTGAGGCATCTGTCACAGGCCATGGTTGACGGACTACAGCTCAGTACCGGAGACGAAGCTCCTGAACTTCTTAAAGTCCTCACAGAGCCACTTACTAAACTGATTATCCAG CTGGATCGATCAGTAATTACAGCCATCGCTACGGGAGACCAGAACATGAGGAACAAAAGTCTGGTGAAGCAGTGGTGTGAAACCACATCTGTGGAG GACAATGAAACATCCTGGGGAACACACAACCTTTCAGAACATACACAGAAAT GCAGGCATCTCTTTGTGGATTGCTCTCTGTCAGACTTGGCTATAGGTCTGATCCTCCTGGCTTGCTCCCTGTTGGTGCTGTGCAGCTGTCTGATACTACTGGTTAAACGGCTCAACTCCCTGCTGAAGGGCCAGGTGGCCGGTGCTATTAACAAAGTTATTAACACAG ATTTCCCTTACCCTTTTACCTGGCTGGCAGGTTATCTGGCTCTACTAGTGGGAGCAGGCATGACCTTTTTGGTTCAGAGTAGCTCTGTCTTCACCTCTGCCATCACTCCTCTCATAG GGATTGGTGTAATCAGTATTGAAAGGGCCTATCCTTTAACCCTGGGGTCCAATCTCGGAACCACAACAACAGCTACACTAGCAGCCCTGGCCAGTCCAGGAGATAAGCTAGCAGCTGCGACACAG GTTGCTCTATGCCACTTTTTCTTTAACCTCCTTGGTATCCTGCTGTGGTATCCCATACCAGCCAGCCGCTTACCCATCCGTATGGCCTGTGCCCTTGGCAACTGCACTGCCAG gtacCGCTGGTTTGCTGTTTTgtacctcctcctctgctttctcttaCTCCCATCCCTCGTGTTTGCCCTCTCCATGGCTGGCTGGAAGGTGATGACTGGGATTGGAGTGCCAGTCATTGTGGTGATTGTATCTGTTGCAACAGTAAACATGGTCCAGGCACGCAGACCTGAGTGTTTGCCACATACACTGCAAAACTGGGACTTCCTCCCTGTTTGGATGACCTCACTCCAACCCCTGGATAACCTCATCACCAGGATGACCCTGTGGTGCAGGCAAATGAGAG GTTGGAGTTGTAAGGGAAATGATGGTCCAGTAACATCACTGGAGGCCGTCACTGTCAACTCtgggagaaaaacaagagaggaACGGAAGCAGAACGGGGAAGAACAAGAGACTGATGAGAGCTGGCAGAAGCAAAGAGGACTCAGCAAACCTGGATGTTGTGATCTACAACATAAtgaggaaaacaacagagacaacacaacaaacagcatgtCTTCAGAGAACATTTGTAGTATGGGTGCAGTGTGGTCCATCAAGGACATCACAAGCTCCAACAATCAGGGCACTCAACTGACCAGCACTCACCTGTAG
- the LOC121191165 gene encoding uncharacterized protein LOC121191165 isoform X1, producing MNSIYMIITSLAAAALGKGSFECNFSEPNASPQCFGAVGQPLIFHLPDTVDKDIKLTKDNKSRILKAAKNQIQSLDEEYVYKDYNFTSGTLNLRNAMKRHSGNYVLEQHGPDGALLKKVQVHLEIQAPVSKPAVSQMCLSPEVMKVSCSSEGDGVEFILTLDSNLLIPTGARSTDEQHQPSVSNVTISLHGQLIGNLTCTVQNNVSREETVIHLTSCKGSTSHLSLVTVAAIASAATLLLLLLLILLLFFGIKFLNKKARPMKVNKGKRKMFSQFPCLNLSSVSLRGVLIFMKNVAKSLHET from the exons ATGAATTCCATCTACATGATCATCACctctctggcagcagcagctctgggaaAAG GGTCGTTTGAATGTAATTTCTCTGAACCTAATGCAAGTCCGCAGTGTTTTGGAGCAGTGGGACAGCCATTGATTTTTCATCTGCCAGATACAGTAGATAAAGATATTAAGTTGACAAAGGACAACAAAAGTCGGATTTTAAAAGCTGCCAAAAATCAGATACAGTCTCTGGATGAGGAATATGTGTATAAGGATTATAACTTCACCAGTGGAACACTCAACCTCAGAAACGCAATGAAGAGACACTCAGGAAATTATGTGTTGGAACAACATGGACCTGATGGTGCTTTGCTGAAAAAAGTTCAAGTTCATCTAGAAATACAAG CTCCAGTGTCAAAACCAGCTGTGTCTCAGATGTGTTTGTCACCAGAAGTGATGAAGGTCAGCTGCTCCTCTGAGGGAGATGGAGTagagtttattttgactttggACAGTAACTTACTGATACCAACCGGAGCTCGGAGCACAGATGAACAACACCAGCCCAGTGTTTCAAACGTTACCATCAGCTTACACGGTCAACTGATAGGAAACTTGACGTGTACTGTTCAAAACAATGTCAGCAGAGAAGAAACAGTTATCCACCTTACAAGCTGTAAAG GTTCCACTTCTCACCTCTCTCTTGTGACTGTGGCTGCGATAGCAAGTGCTGCCACgctgcttctgcttctccttctcattctgcttttgttttttggtatCAAATTTTTAAATAAGAAAGCAAGACCCATGAAGGTTAATAAAGGTAAGAGAAAGATGTTTTCCCAGTTCCCATGTCTTAACCTATCCTCTGTCTCACTGAGGGGTGTACTGATATTTATGAAAAATGTCGCCAAATCACTACATGAAACATAG
- the LOC121191165 gene encoding uncharacterized protein LOC121191165 isoform X2, whose translation MNSIYMIITSLAAAALGKGSFECNFSEPNASPQCFGAVGQPLIFHLPDTVDKDIKLTKDNKSRILKAAKNQIQSLDEEYVYKDYNFTSGTLNLRNAMKRHSGNYVLEQHGPDGALLKKVQVHLEIQAPVSKPAVSQMCLSPEVMKVSCSSEGDGVEFILTLDSNLLIPTGARSTDEQHQPSVSNVTISLHGQLIGNLTCTVQNNVSREETVIHLTSCKGSTSHLSLVTVAAIASAATLLLLLLLILLLFFGIKFLNKKARPMKVNKDNAEDEIVYSEVKVRKLTRETRPKPHQNTT comes from the exons ATGAATTCCATCTACATGATCATCACctctctggcagcagcagctctgggaaAAG GGTCGTTTGAATGTAATTTCTCTGAACCTAATGCAAGTCCGCAGTGTTTTGGAGCAGTGGGACAGCCATTGATTTTTCATCTGCCAGATACAGTAGATAAAGATATTAAGTTGACAAAGGACAACAAAAGTCGGATTTTAAAAGCTGCCAAAAATCAGATACAGTCTCTGGATGAGGAATATGTGTATAAGGATTATAACTTCACCAGTGGAACACTCAACCTCAGAAACGCAATGAAGAGACACTCAGGAAATTATGTGTTGGAACAACATGGACCTGATGGTGCTTTGCTGAAAAAAGTTCAAGTTCATCTAGAAATACAAG CTCCAGTGTCAAAACCAGCTGTGTCTCAGATGTGTTTGTCACCAGAAGTGATGAAGGTCAGCTGCTCCTCTGAGGGAGATGGAGTagagtttattttgactttggACAGTAACTTACTGATACCAACCGGAGCTCGGAGCACAGATGAACAACACCAGCCCAGTGTTTCAAACGTTACCATCAGCTTACACGGTCAACTGATAGGAAACTTGACGTGTACTGTTCAAAACAATGTCAGCAGAGAAGAAACAGTTATCCACCTTACAAGCTGTAAAG GTTCCACTTCTCACCTCTCTCTTGTGACTGTGGCTGCGATAGCAAGTGCTGCCACgctgcttctgcttctccttctcattctgcttttgttttttggtatCAAATTTTTAAATAAGAAAGCAAGACCCATGAAGGTTAATAAAG ACAACGCTGAAGATGAAATTGTCTACTCAGAAGTCAAAGTGAGGAAGCTTACAAGAGAAACCAGACCCAAGCCACATCAAAATACAACTTAA